A genomic window from Bacillus mesophilus includes:
- a CDS encoding ABC transporter ATP-binding protein: MKGRKQNQKHLDRFHYSTEQVIEKPFNWQQLSRLFSYMKPYSKNLLPLSIFAMILSTAVRLIVPIIIGKYTLDYAIANKNTSLLVTLVIIIAVLYSISYVGNVFRIRWTNLLGQNVIYDLRKHLFTHVQQLSHRFFDSRSAGSILVRILNDINSLQELFTSGVINLLMDLIMLIGIFVILFTLSPELAIAVMIILPIMFFISTSLRRKIRRSWQMVRIKQSKLNSHLNESIQGIRVTQSFTQERENMEFFDGVNTETHDSWQDATKKNAMFRPFVEMSNAIGTAILIWYGATLIGNGTISIGVFVSFAFYLGMFWEPISRIGQIYNQLLMAMASSERIFEFLDEKPNVAEKDNAERLENIKGRIEFDSVEFAYDEKRKALKGISLEMKAGQTVALVGHTGSGKTTIANLVSRFYDPTSGSVKIDGVDLQDVTLESVRSQISVVLQDTFIFSGTIMDNIRFGNPEASDEEVVKAAQAVGANLFIEKLSNGYLTEVEERGNILSVGERQLISFARALLADPKILILDEATASIDTETEVKIQHALKTLLQNRTAIIIAHRLSTIREADNIFVLDHGEIIEQGNHAQLMDVKGEYYKLVKAQFNMLSAG; this comes from the coding sequence ATGAAGGGTAGAAAACAAAATCAAAAGCATTTAGACCGATTTCACTATTCAACAGAACAAGTAATAGAAAAACCATTTAATTGGCAGCAACTTTCTAGACTATTTTCATATATGAAGCCGTATTCGAAAAATCTACTGCCTCTGTCTATATTTGCAATGATTCTATCGACAGCTGTTCGATTAATCGTGCCAATTATTATCGGTAAGTATACACTTGACTATGCGATTGCTAATAAAAATACGAGTCTACTAGTTACACTCGTCATCATTATAGCCGTATTATATTCAATTTCGTATGTAGGAAATGTCTTTAGGATCCGATGGACTAACTTATTAGGTCAAAACGTTATATATGACTTGAGAAAGCATTTGTTTACACATGTACAGCAACTATCACATCGATTTTTTGACTCTCGTTCTGCAGGTTCCATACTTGTAAGAATATTGAATGACATTAATTCGTTGCAAGAGCTATTCACAAGTGGAGTTATTAACTTGTTAATGGATTTAATCATGTTAATCGGTATTTTTGTTATTTTATTTACACTGAGTCCTGAGTTAGCGATTGCAGTTATGATTATTCTGCCAATTATGTTCTTTATCTCTACAAGTCTACGTAGAAAAATCAGACGTTCATGGCAAATGGTTCGTATTAAACAATCTAAATTAAATTCACATCTTAACGAAAGTATTCAAGGGATTCGTGTTACACAATCTTTTACACAAGAGCGAGAAAACATGGAGTTCTTTGATGGGGTTAACACGGAAACTCATGATTCATGGCAGGATGCAACTAAAAAGAATGCCATGTTTAGACCTTTCGTAGAAATGTCTAATGCGATTGGAACGGCCATTTTAATTTGGTACGGTGCTACTCTTATCGGAAATGGAACGATTTCAATTGGGGTATTTGTATCCTTTGCATTTTATCTAGGGATGTTCTGGGAGCCTATTTCACGTATTGGTCAAATCTATAATCAGCTTTTAATGGCAATGGCATCATCTGAACGTATTTTTGAGTTCCTAGATGAAAAGCCTAATGTGGCTGAAAAAGATAACGCTGAACGTTTAGAGAACATCAAAGGACGTATTGAGTTTGATTCAGTAGAATTTGCCTATGATGAAAAGCGAAAAGCTTTAAAAGGTATTTCACTTGAAATGAAGGCAGGTCAAACTGTTGCTCTTGTTGGCCACACAGGTTCAGGAAAAACGACGATTGCTAACCTAGTGAGTCGTTTCTACGATCCAACTAGTGGTTCAGTAAAAATTGATGGAGTAGACCTACAGGATGTAACGCTTGAGAGTGTACGTTCACAAATAAGTGTTGTCCTACAAGACACATTTATCTTCTCAGGAACTATTATGGATAATATCCGCTTTGGTAACCCGGAAGCGTCTGATGAAGAAGTAGTGAAGGCTGCTCAGGCAGTTGGTGCGAATCTTTTCATTGAAAAGCTTTCGAATGGATACTTAACAGAGGTTGAGGAAAGAGGTAACATCCTATCTGTAGGAGAACGACAATTAATCTCCTTTGCACGTGCTTTACTTGCAGATCCCAAAATCTTAATTTTAGATGAAGCTACTGCGAGTATTGATACTGAAACTGAAGTGAAAATCCAACATGCACTTAAAACATTACTACAAAATAGAACAGCAATCATTATTGCACATCGTCTCTCTACGATTCGTGAAGCAGATAACATATTTGTACTTGATCATGGTGAGATTATTGAACAAGGTAACCATGCTCAACTAATGGATGTAAAAGGTGAATACTACAAGCTAGTTAAAGCACAGTTCAACATGTTAAGCGCAGGATAA
- a CDS encoding ABC transporter ATP-binding protein, producing MEIFKKLKQFYWPYVSYFYWSIFFLLFVTAITVIYPMVLQYTIDDVILAGDYEYVPYIALGFIAIMTVKGVTTFFHQYLGDMFGIRSVYRLRNALYEKLQFLPFRYYDNAKTGDLMSRLTADVEGFRFFLSFGFAELLRFSLLITLSLAVMFYYSVPLTLVTMAALPFLAFVVYKFDKRVHPAFRGIRKSFGNLNTKVQENISGINTVKSLSRESFEIDKFNSSNGDYREKYLTTSNVWAKYFPLMEFIGNVCVVALLSYGGYLVINGSVKPGELVAFFSLVWYIMWPIMNLGFVINLFSQSKASGERLLEILEADNEIHEKENPVAKERLEGHVQFKSVTLQYKEEDEEALSDVTFDATPGKVIGLIGATGSGKTSITQLITRFYEPTKGQILVDGTDIKDYSLSTLRKNIGFVMQESFLFSSTIKANISYGNPDVSMERIIDAAKRAQAHDFIMELPDGYDTMLGERGMGLSGGQKQRIAIARAILIDPSILVLDDATSAVDMETEFKIQKAFKEVMNGRTTFIIAHRISSLKHADEIIVLENGAVVERGVHEELLQNKGTYQRIYEIQYKDREIVTQGQ from the coding sequence CGAGTATGTGCCGTATATTGCATTAGGCTTCATTGCGATTATGACAGTTAAAGGCGTAACTACTTTTTTCCATCAGTACTTAGGGGATATGTTTGGAATTCGTTCCGTTTATCGTCTAAGAAATGCTTTGTACGAAAAGCTACAGTTTCTTCCGTTTCGATATTACGATAATGCGAAAACTGGGGATTTAATGTCAAGATTAACTGCAGATGTTGAAGGGTTCCGTTTTTTCTTATCTTTTGGTTTTGCGGAATTACTTCGATTTTCTTTATTAATTACACTAAGTTTAGCAGTTATGTTTTATTACTCAGTTCCGTTAACTTTAGTTACAATGGCTGCTTTGCCTTTTTTAGCTTTCGTTGTCTACAAATTTGATAAAAGGGTTCATCCAGCGTTTAGGGGAATTCGTAAATCTTTTGGTAATTTAAATACGAAAGTCCAAGAAAATATTAGTGGAATTAATACCGTCAAGTCTTTATCAAGAGAGTCTTTCGAAATTGATAAATTTAATTCTTCAAATGGTGATTATCGAGAGAAGTATTTAACAACATCGAACGTATGGGCAAAGTACTTTCCGTTAATGGAATTTATCGGAAATGTATGTGTTGTAGCTTTATTATCGTACGGTGGTTATTTAGTTATTAATGGGTCCGTAAAGCCTGGGGAATTGGTAGCATTTTTTAGTTTAGTTTGGTATATCATGTGGCCGATTATGAACTTAGGATTCGTTATCAATCTATTTTCTCAATCCAAGGCTTCTGGTGAGAGATTACTAGAAATCCTAGAAGCTGACAATGAAATTCATGAGAAAGAAAACCCCGTCGCAAAGGAAAGACTCGAAGGGCATGTTCAATTTAAATCAGTTACTCTTCAGTATAAAGAAGAAGACGAAGAAGCACTTTCTGATGTGACCTTTGATGCAACACCTGGTAAAGTTATTGGGTTAATTGGTGCAACTGGTAGTGGTAAAACAAGTATCACCCAACTTATTACTAGATTCTACGAGCCAACTAAAGGTCAGATTCTAGTAGATGGTACAGACATTAAGGATTATTCGTTAAGTACACTTAGGAAAAATATTGGCTTTGTCATGCAAGAATCTTTCTTGTTCTCGTCCACAATTAAAGCTAACATTTCATATGGAAATCCTGATGTATCGATGGAACGTATTATCGATGCAGCAAAGCGTGCACAAGCACATGACTTTATCATGGAATTACCAGATGGCTATGATACGATGCTTGGTGAACGTGGAATGGGTCTATCTGGTGGTCAAAAGCAAAGAATTGCGATTGCTCGTGCTATTTTAATTGATCCTAGTATTCTTGTATTAGATGATGCTACTAGTGCAGTAGATATGGAGACGGAATTCAAAATTCAAAAAGCATTTAAGGAAGTAATGAATGGACGTACCACTTTCATTATTGCCCACCGTATATCTTCTCTAAAGCATGCAGATGAAATAATTGTTCTTGAAAACGGAGCAGTTGTTGAAAGAGGAGTTCATGAAGAATTACTTCAAAACAAAGGCACATATCAAAGAATATATGAGATTCAATATAAGGATCGAGAAATTGTTACACAAGGTCAATAA